From Diospyros lotus cultivar Yz01 chromosome 4, ASM1463336v1, whole genome shotgun sequence, a single genomic window includes:
- the LOC127799329 gene encoding serine carboxypeptidase-like 2, whose protein sequence is MATSANLIFFHLFLLLGLLLLSCSELVVSHSVVESLPGFPGPLPFELETGYIGVGESEDVQLFYYFVKSESNPKEDPLLLWLTGGPGCSSFSAFAYELGPLSFKPMQEDEGIPTLILNPFSWSKVASIIFLDLPVGTGFSYGRTSCAFQSTDLQACDQTYQFMRKWLADHPEFLSNPFYVGGDSYSGITVPIIVQLISNGNEAGIDPLINLKGYILGNPSTNYVKERNYDIPFAHGMGLISDELYESLQISCQGDYFNPKNAQCSQDIQAYYKCTLGIQLVHILEPVCHSSSPRQHEFFNKGRSLTERNVELDVPEPASPCAHNRDAQYLISARWLNNDTVREALHIQKGSIGEWIRCNYRLSYMTTTWSSYQYHVNLSSKGYRSLIYSGDHDLVVPFLGTQAWIRSLNYSIVDDWRSWIAEGQVAGYTRTYSNRMTFATVKGAGHVAPEYKPLECAAMFERWISHQPL, encoded by the exons ATGGCTACCTCGGCCAACCTGATCTTCTTCCATCTGTTCTTGCTACTTGGTCTTTTACTCCTTTCTTGTTCAGAGCTGGTAGTGTCTCACTCTGTGGTTGAGTCTCTCCCAGGATTCCCAGGCCCCCTTCCTTTCGAGCTCGAAACCGG ATACATAGGAGTGGGTGAATCAGAGGATGTGCAGCTATTCTACTATTTTGTCAAGTCCGAATCCAACCCGAAAGAGGACCCGCTTCTCCTTTGGCTAACTGGGGGCCCTGGCTGCTCTTCCTTCTCTGCCTTTGCTTATGAGTTAG GTCCCCTGAGTTTTAAGCCCATGCAGGAAGATGAAGGCATCCCCACACTAATCCTGAATCCTTTCTCATGGTCTAAG GTGGCaagcataatttttttagatttgcCTGTTGGTACTGGATTCTCTTACGGAAGAACTTCTTGTGCTTTCCAATCTACTGATTTGCAAGCATGTGACCAAACTTATCAATTTATGAGGAAG tggTTAGCTGATCATCCAGAATTCCTTTCGAATCCGTTTTACGTGGGTGGAGATTCTTACTCAGGCATTACGGTCCCAATTATTGTTCAACTAATATCAAATG GAAATGAAGCAGGGATTGACCCACTTATTAATCTCAAG GGATATATACTTGGCAACCCATCAACAAATTATGTCAAGGAGAGAAATTATGACATCCCATTTGCTCATGGAATGGGGCTTATTTCAGATGAGCTCTATGAG TCATTGCAGATAAGTTGTCAAGGAGACTATTTCAATCCCAAAAATGCCCAGTGCTCACAGGATATTCAAGCTTATTATAAG TGCACTCTAGGAATTCAACTTGTTCATATTTTGGAGCCGGTGTGCCATTCTTCTAGTCCAAGAcaacatgaatttttcaataaaggaAGATCCCTTACTGAGAGAAACGTGGAGCTTGATGTTCCTGAACCAGCATCACCCTGTGCACATAATCGA GATGCTCAATATCTGATTTCTGCCCGTTGGCTCAACAATGACACTGTCCGAGAAGCACTCCATATCCAGAAG GGCAGCATTGGGGAATGGATAAGATGCAACTATAGGCTCTCTTACATGACCACAACCTGGAGCAGCTACCAGTATCATGTAAATCTCAGCAGCAAAGGCTACAGGTCTCTCATATATAG TGGTGATCATGATCTGGTGGTTCCATTCTTGGGAACTCAGGCATGGATAAGATCTCTTAACTATTCCATTGTTGATGACTGGCGTTCGTGGATTGCAGAAGGCCAAGTTGCCGG ATATACAAGAACATATTCCAATAGGATGACATTTGCTACAGTAAAG GGGGCAGGGCATGTAGCTCCAGAGTACAAGCCTCTTGAATGCGCAGCCATGTTTGAAAGGTGGATCTCTCATCAGCCTCTGTGA
- the LOC127799328 gene encoding pentatricopeptide repeat-containing protein At3g56030, mitochondrial — MQSLRPNSKLLLSSPSLLRYIYSQHPKPKPFPPQEPSSAYYDSLVREAAGNRDFAAIRHLLNKRVRDGFFNTANTFNFLATDPSIIPHLCLTLAQLDKGFARKSAYDSLIASLCKLHRTELALDVVDGMVRDGHGANACTFHPILNALSRKKRMDEAWRVLDLMKENRIPPDRTAYNYLLTAYCCAGDLSSAAGLLTRMAEEEGLEADARTYDALVLGACKAGKVEGAIVVLRRMEDDGVPPLYSTHAHVVGGLLKMGFYSQAVEFVMSYAGRDRGLDTENFGLLSSRLIDLKRFDEARLVLKEMEKMGLRIRSAKLKEFVPGLNVKD; from the coding sequence ATGCAATCTCTTCGCCCCAACTCCAAGCTCCTCCTAAGTTCCCCTTCTCTCCTCCGCTACATTTACTCTCAACATCCGAAGCCGAAACCTTTCCCCCCACAAGAGCCGAGCTCCGCCTACTACGACAGTCTCGTTCGCGAAGCCGCCGGCAACAGGGACTTCGCCGCCATCCGCCACCTCCTCAACAAGCGCGTCAGGGATGGTTTCTTCAACACCGCCAACACCTTCAACTTCCTGGCCACCGACCCCTCCATAATCCCCCACCTCTGCCTAACCCTAGCTCAACTCGACAAAGGCTTCGCCAGAAAGAGCGCGTACGACTCTCTAATCGCTTCTCTCTGCAAGCTGCATCGCACCGAACTCGCCCTGGACGTGGTCGATGGGATGGTCCGGGATGGCCACGGCGCGAACGCCTGCACGTTCCATCCCATTCTCAATGCTCTCAGTAGGAAGAAGAGGATGGACGAGGCGTGGCGCGTGCTGGACTTGATGAAAGAGAACCGAATCCCGCCCGATCGAACGGCCTACAACTATCTCCTCACTGCTTACTGCTGCGCCGGAGATTTGTCGTCGGCCGCCGGATTGTTGACGAGGATGGCGGAGGAGGAAGGGCTGGAGGCGGATGCGAGAACATACGATGCGCTGGTTCTGGGGGCGTGTAAGGCGGGGAAGGTGGAAGGTGCTATCGTGGTGCTGAGAAGGATGGAGGACGATGGAGTGCCGCCGTTGTACTCCACCCACGCTCATGTCGTTGGCGGCTTACTGAAAATGGGGTTCTATTCGCAGGCGGTTGAGTTTGTCATGAGCTATGCCGGAAGGGACAGAGGACTCGACACTGAGAACTTTGGCCTTCTGAGCAGCCGCCTGATTGATTTGAAACGGTTTGACGAGGCTAGATTGGTTTTGAAGGAGATGGAGAAGATGGGTCTCAGAATTCGTTCTGCCAAATTGAAAGAGTTCGTTCCTGGGCTAAATGTCAAAGATTGA